The genomic DNA CTCGTTACCTATTCTCAATTGAGCAAAAAGAGAAAAAAATGCCGATGGGAATTGAAGCCCGTGACCACTTGCGTAGCGGAGCCATGCCGTAGGCTTATCGCTCAAGAGTTAGCCCAAAAAGAAGGTTTAGGAATTTGGAACGGTAATCCTCAACCTCCTTGGAAATGGCGAAAAGCTAACAAGTAACAATGTCTTTTAAAATGAAGATATAAATTATCTCGCTCTCAATTAATGACTACCAAAGAAACTAGACAAGAAATTGCTTCAAATTTACAAATATTTCAGAAGGTAGAGCAAAAAGAAAGATTTTTATTTGTAGTTGGAGCTTTGGTTTCAAGGGTGATTAGCTTGCAAAAAGCAGCAGAAATGATGGAACTAGAAGTTGAAGTATTTCTGCAACTATTAGAGTTAATGGGTATCGAATTTTATTACCTAACCGATGATGATATCGCTCTAGAAAGAAGCTGGTGAAAGTTGTTTTTAATTCCTCTCCCCTAATATTTCTATCTCGGTTAAATTATCTCGAACTATTCTTGCAATATGACTATGAATTTTTAGTGCCAGAAGTAGTCATCGAAGAAATTAACGCCAAACAAGATGAAGCGAGTCATTATGTAAATGTTGTAGTTGCTAACAACAGTTTGACCGTCGAGCAAATTGGTCTTGTTTCTCTTGCTAAGAGTATTAACGAACGTCTGGGCAGAGGAGAAGCAGCAGCGATCGCTCTGGCTTCGGAATTACAATCTGACTACATAATTTTAGATGATTTTGCCGCCCGTCGCGAAGCTATGAGATTGGGCTTAAATGTCAAAGGAACACTGGCGGTTATCAAGAAAATGATGGCAGACGACCGAGTAAAAATAGACGATCTAGACCGATTTTATCAACAGTTATTACAGATTAAGTTTCGGGTTAAACGCTCTATTTTTGAGGCGATTTTTACTGATTAAATTACTACCATAACGACAACTGCCCAGGACTAATGCCACTATACTTGCCCCTGTGTAAATTGAGATGACAGGCAGCACAGACAGATAGAAGATTGGATAGGCGATTATCCGTAGTGTCGTGGTTGCGATGGTGTACCTGCAAAATATCCGCCGTCCATTCCGAGCGAGTTAAACTCTCTGGTCTTTCCCCTGGACAGTAACACCGCTTACCGCAACACTCACAGCACCAGTTTGCAGCTTCTTTGATTTTTAGTGTAAGTGCTTTCCAGTTGGCAGGGTAGAGACTAATATCTATGGGCATTTTTAGGTC from Myxosarcina sp. GI1 includes the following:
- a CDS encoding HNH endonuclease codes for the protein MARSPHYDTIISIQRSPDLKMPIDISLYPANWKALTLKIKEAANWCCECCGKRCYCPGERPESLTRSEWTADILQVHHRNHDTTDNRLSNLLSVCAACHLNLHRGKYSGISPGQLSLW